Proteins encoded within one genomic window of Gloeobacter kilaueensis JS1:
- a CDS encoding DUF4159 domain-containing protein: MTQLFPSPSIKPFERLQASDGLLINAERWRRAHEYHRLRQGMHFQALNQPGIVCGLGVQAIPAPADVRVEFRDGRWVRIQPGIAIDLIGNPIVVPQPIDFRIAVELSDQEPLMVYLVVKYVDPDELRRDERRDIVQETFRVDEKSSPPEDLEVEVCRVLLQPGPVQLENPRDVFFPGYNAVDLRFRLHAQPRPQAVVNMALVNHPDPEFTRNFFNLSYLLKATGVLYPALQGAEEVGQVTLEPDDEEVEAEAYDLLYLTGRQPLVLNSREFEALKNYLDRGGVLLVDAPLDATPLIESVMALAQQFETPLEYLERLRRDHPLRTQPFLFAALPMINQQPLRLLTGGGIILVVGDLASAWGIDENFALSRLAIRTAQELGINILTYAWRRRQLFGLQQQAVAFGGR; this comes from the coding sequence ATGACTCAACTTTTTCCGTCTCCGTCCATCAAGCCCTTCGAGCGCCTGCAGGCGAGCGACGGCCTGCTCATCAACGCCGAGCGCTGGCGGCGCGCCCACGAGTACCACCGCCTGCGCCAGGGGATGCACTTCCAGGCACTCAACCAGCCAGGAATCGTCTGCGGCCTGGGCGTGCAGGCAATCCCGGCACCTGCCGATGTGAGAGTCGAATTTCGCGATGGGCGCTGGGTGCGCATCCAGCCGGGCATCGCCATCGACCTCATCGGCAACCCGATCGTCGTGCCCCAGCCCATCGACTTTCGGATCGCCGTCGAGTTGAGCGACCAGGAGCCGCTGATGGTCTATCTGGTCGTCAAGTACGTCGATCCCGACGAGTTGCGCCGCGACGAGCGCCGCGACATCGTTCAGGAGACTTTCCGCGTCGATGAAAAAAGCAGCCCCCCCGAAGATCTCGAAGTCGAAGTCTGCCGGGTGCTGCTGCAGCCCGGACCGGTGCAGCTTGAGAACCCACGCGATGTCTTCTTCCCCGGCTACAACGCCGTCGATCTGCGCTTTCGGCTGCATGCCCAGCCCCGGCCCCAGGCGGTGGTCAACATGGCTCTGGTCAACCACCCCGACCCCGAATTTACGCGCAACTTCTTCAATCTGTCTTATCTGCTCAAGGCGACCGGAGTGCTCTATCCGGCCCTGCAGGGTGCAGAAGAAGTCGGACAGGTCACCCTTGAGCCGGACGACGAAGAGGTCGAGGCAGAAGCTTACGACCTGCTCTATCTGACCGGTCGTCAACCGCTGGTGCTCAACAGCCGCGAATTTGAAGCGCTCAAGAACTATCTCGACCGGGGCGGAGTGCTCCTGGTCGATGCGCCCCTCGACGCCACGCCGCTTATCGAGAGTGTCATGGCCCTGGCCCAACAGTTTGAGACTCCCCTCGAATATCTGGAGCGGCTCAGGCGGGATCACCCGCTTCGCACCCAGCCGTTTTTGTTTGCGGCCCTACCGATGATCAACCAGCAGCCACTGCGACTTTTGACCGGCGGCGGCATCATCCTGGTGGTGGGCGATCTCGCCTCCGCCTGGGGCATCGACGAAAACTTTGCCCTCTCGCGCCTCGCTATCCGCACCGCTCAAGAATTGGGGATCAACATTCTCACCTACGCCTGGCGGCGGCGGCAGCTTTTTGGCCTCCAGCAACAGGCAGTTGCCTTCGGTGGACGCTAG
- a CDS encoding ABC transporter permease — protein MARSFWLKLWAALVFAYLYLPILVLVVFSFNSQKLNLQWQSFTLRWYGVLFADERLREATFNSLIVAIAATLLSTILGTLLALALERYRAVRPAELLLYTAIIVPDVVLGIALLIWFSRLGWPSGLVTIAAGHVVLCTPFVALTVRARLADYDPALEEAAMDLGAKELTTFWRVTLPAIGPGVLAGALLAFTLSLDDYVVALFTAGPGSTTLPLRIFSMVRFSITPEINALSTLWIGAVSLLLFAGQVFARRARTRL, from the coding sequence ATGGCAAGGAGCTTCTGGCTCAAACTCTGGGCAGCCCTCGTCTTTGCCTACTTGTACCTGCCCATCCTGGTGCTGGTCGTCTTTTCGTTCAACAGCCAGAAACTCAACCTGCAGTGGCAGAGCTTTACGCTGCGCTGGTACGGCGTGCTCTTTGCCGACGAGCGTCTCCGGGAAGCCACCTTCAACTCGCTGATCGTGGCCATAGCAGCGACGCTACTTTCGACCATCCTGGGCACCCTGCTCGCCCTCGCCCTCGAACGCTACCGGGCCGTCCGTCCCGCCGAACTGTTGCTGTACACGGCGATCATCGTGCCGGACGTGGTCCTCGGTATCGCCTTGTTGATCTGGTTTTCCCGGCTGGGCTGGCCGAGCGGACTGGTGACGATTGCTGCCGGTCACGTCGTTCTTTGCACGCCCTTCGTCGCCCTTACCGTCCGTGCCCGCCTCGCCGACTACGATCCTGCCCTCGAAGAGGCAGCGATGGATCTGGGAGCAAAAGAACTCACCACCTTCTGGCGGGTGACGCTACCGGCCATCGGACCGGGGGTGCTGGCCGGTGCCCTGCTCGCCTTTACCCTCTCGCTGGACGACTACGTGGTCGCCCTTTTTACTGCCGGTCCCGGCTCGACCACCCTGCCTCTGCGCATCTTCTCGATGGTGCGCTTCAGCATTACTCCAGAGATCAACGCCCTCTCCACCCTCTGGATCGGCGCTGTCAGCCTGCTTCTGTTTGCGGGACAGGTGTTCGCTCGTCGAGCCAGGACAAGGTTGTGA
- a CDS encoding ABC transporter permease codes for MKSSASRGVLLAAPAVVYLFVFLAVPLLLVALMSVLSRGPYGDVLLRLNFESYVRLFDPLYFKIWLDSLAIAALTTAATVLIGYPLAFWLARAPRTLRQIALFALLVPFWTNFLIRIYAWILILRTGGLLESLLAGLGLWRASLDVLYTPTAVLIGMIYEFLPFMVLPLYASLEKIDPALIAAAADLGAKPSQVFWRIVLPLGLPGLVAGSILVFVPAMGMFAVPDLLGGARTLLVGNLIRNQFLTARDWPFGSAAAMVLVALTLVLLALYSRFAGREPLL; via the coding sequence GTGAAGTCCTCCGCCTCCAGGGGTGTGCTGCTTGCGGCTCCGGCGGTTGTTTATCTATTCGTCTTTCTCGCTGTCCCGCTGCTGCTCGTTGCGCTGATGAGCGTGCTCAGCCGTGGCCCCTACGGCGACGTTCTGCTGCGCTTGAACTTTGAGAGCTACGTTCGGCTCTTCGACCCGCTCTACTTCAAGATCTGGCTCGATTCGCTCGCCATCGCCGCCCTCACCACCGCCGCCACGGTGTTGATCGGCTATCCGCTCGCCTTCTGGCTGGCCCGCGCCCCCCGCACCCTGCGCCAGATCGCCCTGTTTGCTCTGCTGGTGCCTTTTTGGACCAATTTTTTGATCCGCATCTACGCCTGGATCTTGATTTTGCGCACCGGCGGGCTGCTTGAGAGCCTGCTTGCCGGTCTTGGCCTCTGGCGCGCCTCGCTGGATGTTCTTTACACCCCCACGGCGGTGCTCATCGGCATGATCTACGAATTTTTGCCCTTCATGGTCCTGCCCCTCTACGCCAGCCTCGAAAAGATCGACCCCGCGCTCATCGCCGCCGCCGCCGATCTGGGGGCAAAGCCGTCCCAGGTCTTCTGGCGGATCGTTCTGCCGCTGGGCCTGCCGGGACTCGTCGCAGGCAGCATCCTCGTCTTCGTCCCGGCGATGGGCATGTTCGCCGTACCGGACCTGCTGGGGGGAGCCCGCACCCTGCTGGTGGGCAACTTGATCCGCAACCAGTTTTTGACCGCCCGCGATTGGCCCTTCGGCTCGGCGGCGGCAATGGTGCTGGTGGCGCTGACCCTGGTTCTGCTCGCTCTTTATTCGCGCTTTGCCGGACGGGAGCCGCTTCTTTGA
- a CDS encoding ABC transporter ATP-binding protein yields MNVVELDRIVKSFCDPAGNRLRAVDGVSLSVQAGEFFSFLGASGCGKTTLLRLIAGFEAPDSGTIAILGEPMAGVPPYRRPVNTVFQSYALFPHLNVYQNIAFGLEMERLDRREVRSRVEQTLELVRLEKLASRRPDQLSGGQKQRVALARALAKRPAVLLLDEPLSALDLQLRRQLRTELKALQRQTGITFIFVTHDQDEALSLSDRIAVICQGQIAQVGRAGEIYERPTSRFVAEFVGETNWLAGTVKSEEAAGGVAIFVPALNRRLRGVATVPLAPGAPVAVSIRPEKLQLLPVDASPSAGNWFSGTLLEASYSGAQTLQRVALEGGLQLRVLLQNRADTGNLSPGTSCRLAVDWRDTVVLPDSAP; encoded by the coding sequence TTGAACGTCGTCGAACTCGATCGGATCGTCAAGTCCTTCTGTGACCCCGCTGGAAACCGGCTCAGGGCCGTCGATGGGGTGAGCCTGAGCGTGCAGGCGGGGGAGTTCTTTTCTTTTTTGGGAGCGAGCGGCTGCGGAAAGACGACGCTCCTGCGGCTGATTGCCGGTTTTGAGGCACCCGACAGCGGCACGATCGCCATCCTCGGTGAGCCGATGGCCGGAGTGCCCCCGTACCGCCGGCCCGTAAACACCGTCTTTCAAAGCTATGCGCTCTTTCCCCACCTGAACGTCTATCAAAACATCGCCTTTGGGCTTGAGATGGAGCGGCTCGACCGCCGCGAGGTGCGCTCCAGGGTCGAGCAGACCCTTGAACTGGTCAGGCTCGAAAAGCTCGCAAGCCGACGCCCCGACCAGCTCTCCGGCGGCCAGAAGCAGCGCGTCGCCCTCGCCCGTGCCCTCGCCAAGCGACCGGCGGTGCTGCTGCTCGACGAACCGCTGAGCGCCCTCGACCTGCAACTGCGCCGCCAACTGCGCACCGAACTGAAGGCTCTGCAGCGGCAGACGGGCATCACGTTTATCTTTGTCACCCACGATCAAGACGAAGCTTTGAGCCTCTCCGATCGGATCGCCGTAATCTGCCAGGGCCAGATTGCCCAGGTAGGAAGGGCAGGCGAAATCTACGAGCGGCCCACCAGCCGCTTCGTTGCCGAGTTCGTGGGCGAGACCAACTGGCTTGCCGGTACAGTCAAATCAGAGGAGGCCGCAGGCGGTGTCGCGATCTTCGTCCCAGCCCTCAACCGGCGACTGCGCGGCGTAGCCACCGTGCCCCTTGCCCCCGGCGCACCGGTGGCCGTCTCGATCCGGCCAGAAAAACTGCAGCTTCTGCCGGTGGATGCCTCTCCCAGTGCGGGCAACTGGTTTTCTGGAACCCTGCTCGAAGCCAGCTACAGCGGTGCCCAGACCCTGCAGCGGGTGGCCTTAGAGGGCGGCCTGCAGCTGCGGGTGCTGCTCCAAAATCGCGCCGACACTGGCAACCTGTCACCGGGAACGTCCTGCCGGCTTGCGGTCGATTGGCGCGATACGGTCGTCCTGCCGGACAGCGCGCCGTGA
- a CDS encoding FHA domain-containing protein has translation MPIICTRCEHSNPDNALECQRCQSTVAVVCYECGSINPLPSQYCGECGIELEVEPKVAPVAASAPVPPQPVASAPVPPPPPPPPTPPRPAPAAATAPPPPPPPAPPAAIPSPPPPAAPVAPPPAAAKVPPAPAPPRPAPPRPAPPPPPPAIKAPPPAPPPIVESPPPRPSAPLPGPAAPAPTAQNTLPPRPVPTPPRPNSPAVGSPGTRLQLAAAALVHTGSSERLELPPDQALIYVGKPNEEIPPDIDVSHLPGAEFVSRIHATIQNLEGTFTLEDAGSSNGTYLNGELIRPGTRFRRRLNHGDLIALGKGNKLSFRFEVEE, from the coding sequence ATGCCGATCATCTGTACCCGGTGCGAGCACAGCAACCCCGACAACGCCCTGGAGTGCCAGCGCTGCCAGAGCACCGTTGCCGTTGTCTGCTACGAGTGCGGCAGCATCAATCCTCTGCCCAGCCAGTACTGCGGCGAGTGCGGCATCGAACTCGAAGTGGAGCCCAAAGTGGCTCCGGTAGCAGCGAGCGCTCCTGTACCGCCCCAGCCCGTAGCGAGTGCTCCTGTACCACCTCCGCCGCCCCCACCCCCTACTCCGCCCCGCCCTGCTCCGGCAGCAGCGACGGCTCCGCCGCCACCGCCCCCACCGGCTCCACCGGCAGCTATTCCATCGCCTCCGCCACCAGCCGCTCCTGTGGCTCCTCCGCCTGCGGCGGCCAAGGTTCCCCCTGCCCCGGCTCCGCCCCGTCCGGCTCCGCCCCGTCCGGCTCCGCCGCCACCGCCACCAGCGATCAAGGCTCCGCCCCCCGCCCCACCGCCCATCGTCGAATCGCCGCCGCCCCGTCCCAGCGCCCCCCTGCCAGGACCGGCTGCTCCCGCTCCCACCGCGCAGAACACGCTGCCGCCGCGTCCCGTCCCAACTCCACCGCGCCCAAATTCGCCCGCCGTCGGCTCCCCCGGCACCCGTCTGCAGCTTGCTGCCGCCGCCCTCGTCCACACAGGCAGCAGCGAACGGCTCGAACTGCCGCCGGATCAAGCGCTCATCTATGTCGGCAAACCCAACGAAGAGATCCCGCCGGACATCGACGTCTCCCATCTGCCGGGGGCGGAGTTCGTCTCGCGCATCCACGCCACGATTCAGAACCTCGAGGGCACCTTCACCCTCGAAGATGCCGGAAGCAGCAACGGTACCTACCTCAACGGCGAGCTGATTCGACCGGGTACCCGCTTTCGCCGCCGCCTCAACCACGGCGATCTGATCGCTCTGGGCAAGGGCAACAAGTTGAGTTTCCGGTTCGAAGTCGAAGAGTAG
- a CDS encoding PP2C family protein-serine/threonine phosphatase codes for MYYLMSGNCQASGRRYQIVAPAPLVVRDLEPEQPVESPAQLPALARPYQRLNLFRWAIPEIYTCSSALDGPPWVLLTNGPLFADGSPWPTLVQGWAGASYLQQLGWLIQVVRLWKPCLQEKVASSLLSPDNIGVLGWQIRLFYLATDSQPPSLSALGSAWLALQPLAPSLSQIARAVAAGELATADALLAALEAQAGRWQLTRPPDVYGITDPGRRDNNEDCFAYDSQGSFGIVCDGMGGHEAGEVASRMALESLKYDLAQLSTQQVPPLQLRQGLLQALHRANEQILEANRRQGRSKFRQMGTTVVAYLLSGRLLHIAHVGDSRIYLIDRHHCQQLTVDDDVANQEVSLARATSGAMLQISSSGNLTQALGVATASPLQPTVQTFVLPEECLVLLCSDGLCDGGLIERFWQSALLPLLDTDLIVGAKALVDLALEELGHDNITFILLKYAAQDERRR; via the coding sequence ATGTACTATCTGATGAGCGGCAATTGCCAGGCTTCAGGCAGGCGCTATCAGATAGTCGCCCCGGCTCCGCTGGTGGTCCGCGATCTTGAGCCGGAGCAACCAGTCGAGTCCCCTGCCCAACTGCCTGCCCTCGCCCGACCGTACCAGCGGCTCAACCTGTTTCGCTGGGCGATTCCAGAAATTTATACCTGCTCCAGCGCTCTGGACGGCCCGCCGTGGGTACTGTTGACCAACGGGCCGCTCTTTGCCGATGGTTCTCCCTGGCCGACCCTTGTCCAGGGATGGGCGGGGGCCAGTTATCTGCAGCAGCTCGGCTGGCTTATCCAGGTTGTCCGGCTCTGGAAACCGTGTCTGCAAGAAAAAGTCGCCTCCTCCCTGCTGTCGCCGGACAACATTGGCGTGCTTGGCTGGCAGATTCGCCTGTTTTATCTGGCTACGGACAGCCAGCCTCCATCTTTGAGCGCGCTGGGCAGTGCCTGGCTTGCTCTGCAGCCGCTCGCGCCGTCGCTGTCGCAGATCGCCCGCGCCGTCGCCGCAGGCGAACTTGCCACAGCCGATGCCCTGCTCGCTGCCCTTGAGGCCCAGGCAGGCCGCTGGCAGCTCACCCGACCGCCGGATGTCTACGGGATCACCGATCCGGGGCGGCGCGACAACAACGAGGACTGCTTCGCCTACGACTCTCAAGGCAGCTTCGGGATCGTCTGCGACGGTATGGGCGGCCACGAGGCAGGCGAGGTGGCAAGCCGCATGGCCCTCGAAAGTCTCAAGTACGACCTCGCCCAACTGAGCACCCAGCAGGTGCCGCCCCTGCAGCTGCGCCAGGGCCTCCTCCAGGCGCTGCATCGTGCCAACGAGCAGATCCTCGAGGCCAATCGCCGCCAGGGACGCAGCAAGTTTCGCCAGATGGGCACGACCGTCGTCGCCTACCTGCTCAGCGGGCGATTGCTGCACATCGCCCACGTCGGCGACAGCCGCATCTACCTCATCGACCGCCACCACTGCCAGCAACTTACAGTCGATGACGACGTTGCCAACCAGGAGGTGAGCCTGGCCCGCGCCACCAGCGGCGCGATGCTGCAGATTAGTAGCAGCGGCAACCTCACCCAGGCCCTCGGAGTCGCCACCGCGTCTCCGCTGCAGCCCACCGTGCAGACTTTCGTCCTGCCGGAGGAGTGCCTGGTGCTGCTGTGCAGCGATGGGCTGTGCGATGGTGGCCTGATCGAGCGCTTCTGGCAGAGCGCCCTGCTGCCCCTGCTCGACACCGATCTGATCGTCGGGGCAAAGGCGCTGGTCGATCTGGCTCTTGAGGAACTTGGCCACGACAACATTACGTTTATTCTGCTGAAGTACGCCGCCCAGGATGAGCGCCGCCGTTGA
- a CDS encoding WD40 repeat domain-containing protein: protein MEKRLISAVLSEQTVTYRPGGPPVTFEVTVSNDSEQFAGFKLELLAAGSGRNPNWYQLHPEVSTAKPPGGRTQFQITIVDTPIAGFVGAVNVTVLITSPQLKEERKYLLRLIIEPGSGPSQLSIELPVRQFQTYPRNPVDIPVRVRNMSQRPFDMVLRFVGIDSTWMSMGTERRFIIEAGSQLDSTFQCLPPGPSQAPSQEYPFSVEGVPQAGPPARAEGSLEVLPVGFVQFNCSEPQQRLPAKGGAWWPDWSEESANFALVFKNASNLRQEVTVDLQGRDTSRCGHQLTPDPGVLNLATTTELKLAILKKRPLFGLPWTYRFETVAVLADDRLGNADPPAQKLTLRILPKLPLWLQLLMFGFFFVSGSFGAISLYQYFNPPYHTDLVNSVRISSDARLVFSASDDRTIRSWSIEPGSGSLKYEGVLVDTGKPVRALRFMPRNNSELAAGLENGAVQIWNVATGEKSRELIYQPELNDRVFDLAFTANSRYLFSGHGSGIVVMWDLLSDDTRPRHVFELDKKLDYTVQALELSGDERTLISAGRFLRLVLWNLDAPDSRPRRLQPRGGQNDVIWSVALASQNPNILATADSQGNITTYDLTQCSDVASPKKAPFKGAVALGSRVQADSKDPTQAVAIDSGAKVASNVPIDITCPVIDQWVAHGGFAVRSLAFSDDGRFLVSGGDDHKVVLWNITAKGGRDARFIAGRTVEERAKKINTVDLSRDRQGLITVSGGDDFQVQMRRVGLP from the coding sequence ATGGAAAAACGCCTGATCAGTGCTGTCCTCTCGGAGCAGACGGTTACCTACCGGCCCGGTGGTCCGCCTGTCACCTTTGAAGTGACTGTCAGCAACGACAGTGAACAGTTTGCTGGTTTCAAACTAGAATTGCTTGCCGCCGGGTCCGGTCGCAACCCCAACTGGTACCAGCTGCATCCAGAAGTTTCGACCGCCAAGCCCCCCGGTGGTCGGACCCAGTTCCAGATCACGATCGTCGATACACCGATCGCGGGATTTGTCGGGGCCGTCAACGTCACGGTGCTCATCACCTCGCCCCAGCTCAAAGAAGAGCGCAAGTACCTGTTGCGGCTGATCATCGAGCCGGGCTCCGGCCCCTCGCAGCTGTCGATCGAGTTGCCGGTGCGCCAGTTTCAGACCTATCCGCGCAACCCGGTCGATATTCCCGTGCGCGTGCGCAACATGAGCCAGCGCCCCTTCGACATGGTGCTGCGCTTTGTGGGTATCGACAGCACCTGGATGAGCATGGGCACCGAGCGCCGCTTTATCATCGAGGCCGGTTCCCAGCTCGACTCCACCTTTCAGTGTCTGCCGCCAGGACCGAGCCAGGCTCCCAGCCAGGAGTATCCCTTCAGCGTCGAGGGCGTCCCCCAGGCGGGTCCGCCTGCCCGCGCCGAGGGCAGCCTCGAAGTGTTGCCGGTTGGCTTTGTGCAATTTAACTGCAGTGAGCCCCAGCAGCGACTGCCCGCCAAAGGCGGTGCCTGGTGGCCCGACTGGAGCGAGGAGAGCGCAAATTTTGCCTTGGTATTCAAAAACGCGAGCAACCTCCGCCAGGAAGTCACCGTCGATCTGCAGGGCCGCGACACCAGCCGATGCGGCCACCAACTCACCCCCGATCCAGGTGTCCTCAATCTCGCCACCACGACCGAGTTGAAGCTTGCGATCCTCAAAAAGCGGCCCCTGTTTGGTCTGCCGTGGACGTACCGCTTCGAGACGGTGGCGGTCCTCGCAGACGACCGGCTGGGCAACGCCGATCCGCCCGCACAGAAGCTGACGCTGCGCATCCTGCCCAAACTGCCGCTGTGGCTGCAGCTGCTGATGTTTGGCTTTTTCTTCGTCTCAGGCAGTTTCGGGGCAATTTCTCTCTATCAGTACTTCAACCCGCCCTACCACACCGACCTGGTCAATTCCGTGCGCATCAGCTCCGATGCGCGATTGGTCTTCAGCGCCAGCGACGACCGCACGATCCGCAGCTGGAGCATCGAACCGGGCAGCGGTTCGCTCAAGTACGAGGGCGTTCTGGTCGATACCGGCAAGCCTGTGCGCGCCCTGCGCTTTATGCCCCGCAACAACAGCGAACTGGCCGCCGGTCTTGAAAATGGAGCGGTGCAGATCTGGAATGTCGCCACCGGTGAAAAGAGCCGCGAACTCATCTACCAGCCCGAACTCAACGACCGCGTCTTCGATCTGGCCTTTACGGCCAATTCGCGCTACCTCTTCAGCGGCCACGGCAGCGGGATCGTCGTCATGTGGGATCTGCTCTCCGACGATACCCGGCCCAGACACGTCTTCGAGCTGGACAAAAAACTCGACTACACGGTGCAGGCGCTCGAACTGAGCGGCGACGAGCGCACCTTGATTAGCGCCGGGCGCTTTTTGCGGCTGGTGCTCTGGAACCTCGATGCCCCCGACAGCAGACCCCGACGCCTGCAGCCGCGCGGCGGCCAGAACGACGTAATCTGGAGCGTCGCCCTCGCCTCCCAAAATCCGAATATTCTCGCCACCGCCGATTCCCAGGGCAACATCACCACCTACGATCTCACGCAGTGCTCGGATGTCGCGAGCCCTAAAAAAGCGCCCTTCAAAGGGGCTGTGGCCCTCGGTAGCCGGGTGCAGGCCGACAGCAAAGACCCGACCCAGGCAGTCGCCATCGATTCTGGAGCAAAGGTTGCGAGCAACGTGCCCATCGATATCACCTGTCCGGTGATCGATCAGTGGGTGGCCCACGGCGGCTTCGCCGTCCGCTCCCTCGCCTTCAGCGACGATGGCCGCTTTCTGGTGAGCGGCGGCGACGATCACAAAGTCGTCCTCTGGAACATCACAGCCAAAGGCGGGCGCGACGCGCGCTTTATCGCGGGCCGCACCGTCGAGGAGCGCGCCAAAAAGATCAACACGGTCGATCTGAGCCGCGACCGCCAGGGGCTCATCACCGTAAGCGGCGGCGACGATTTTCAAGTGCAGATGCGACGGGTGGGCCTGCCGTGA